CTATGTAGCCTTTGTAAGACCTTTAGAATGACACATTTGGATTGTGACCAAATTTAATGTAAGAATTATGGATCTGCGTACatcctgtaatttttttgttatattaaaATCACATTATTTTGACAGCTCTTTAGTAATTCTGTGCTGTTTATTTAAAGGGGGCGGATGTTGAATTGTCCCTCAGGCCATCCTGTgtaaaatttgcatgttctccctgtgcttgtgtgggtctTCTCTGAGTACACTGGATTCCTTCCagattacaaaaacatacaagtttacgttcattgaagactcgaaattgtcaGTAGTTGTGAATGATTGCATGGATGGGAGTTTGTCTCTATGACCTCTGTGGTTGGATGGACACAAGTTCAGATTGTACCCCACTTTTTGCTCAAATTCTACTGGGATGGACTCAAACACACTCGTGACCATAATGAAGACAGGTActataaaaaatggatgaagtcTACGTAATGATGTGGCCAATGTGTGGATGTATTCTTTGCAGTACACAACAGAGAAACTATAGAACAATTAAATTGTGTGACTCACGGTGTGCCACTGTAGAAATGCAAGTCATTCTGAGCCTCTTCAAAGTGCGTGCACGAGTTCTGCAGACCTACAGTGAGCTCAGGAAAACGTACATTTTGCTCCCACATTTCTCTGGGGTCTCTGATCCGGACCTGAAATAACCAAAGATAATCACAAGTATCAGATAATGATTTTCTCTGCTTGAGCCTCTCATGACTCAATCTTTGTCTGAACCCTTTCCCACAGGTGGTGACGGTTTATAACTAAAAAGCAAAACGACAATCCTTTCATTTCTCCTCCTGTGACACAGAGACcacgagagagacagagagggaAGGcgtgaagaggggaaaaaaagtaaattcaaaCCAGTCTGAGTGCTAGTGATGACAAAAGATAATGTGACACATTTTGCTCCCAATTTAACTTATTCTGCTTGACTAgatactttataaaaaaaaatgcataaagacTTTGCATAAATTAAAGCTCTGAATATAAAGTTCTCCAATATAAATGGAGATGCTCCCACTAATGTGCCACTTGTAAAATGTCTAATTAAACAATACAGTATAATAAGTCCTGGTGCTTTGCGGCGGTGACCTTGTTGCCAGTTAAAACGCCAGGTTGGCGAGAAGAGAGGGGCAAATGTGGGGAAACCTGTCCTTGCCCCTATCGCCATGATCATTGGCCTGGCCTGACCACTTCTGCAACCTGTGGCGCAGCCTTATCTATCTTTACCAGATAGCTAGTTTGGAGTGAAGGGGTGATAgtggaaggaagaaagaaatggGGTCTGTCTGCACTAATTACACAGAATATATCAAACTGCAGCAATATACCTTAGTATATATTTGCATTCTGCTCAGTGCTCTTATTGTCATCATTAAGTCTCTACtagcgaccctcctgaggataagcgtatTGAAAATATTAACGGTAAATATGGCTGAGATACTGTTACACCGATGAGaagtaaaaatattaaaaacctCCCCCTTAACATCGCTCAGGCCCCTTATTGTCCAATTTTAAAACTCATCTTAAAACTAATTTATATTCTTTACTTTTTAACCAGCATGGTTACTTATTTTCAGGGACAAAAATAtccacaaaacatttaaatttaaagttTCATGTAGTGTAATAACAGCACCATAACCTTCAAATTTAGAattgcaaaaaatgtaaaaaaataaatgaactaatttaaattgaaattaaatgcCGATTATTTTCCAAAGTCACAGACTGCCACAACagaaggatgaaagagccacaTGTGGTTGTAGAGTCCGGGGATGCGGACCTCTGTGTGAGATACTGACACAGAGCTGCACACTCACAATGCTCAGTATATCAGAGATGCAAAATGTCCCATTCCTAAAATCCCAGAGAGAGAAGTGTACCATGTTTTAATGATGCCATTATTCTTTGTAAGGAGTTTTAAAAGATCTTTGCCTTTAATAAGAACAATTCCCAACTGGGCAAGACTAGAATGATGTGGTGCTAAAATAAAGGGAAAGACACTGTAAAAACCATTACTCTCTTATCAGCAGGGCCTCGTTTCCATCTTCCATTGTATATAAATGATAATGCGAAAActaccatttatttatttaccgaCCTCTACAGACAGGTGTGCCATGGGCCAAGGGTATGATATTTGGGAATTTTCAATTAATCGTGTCAACTCATGATTGGCAAAAAAACGAGCTTCCGCTCTGTATTATCGCCACCTAGAGGACAGtaatcaaataataaatatgaaaagcagccccagaaaGCTTGGAGGGAGGGATTTccacaaatacacatttattaACAGGAATTTTGGTGTAGGACAGTTAAAATGCAGCTTCGGTTGAATACGTCCTACCTGCTGTTTTGTGCTAGTGATACGGGGAAGTATAGGCTTGGGGGAACAGCAGGCTCTTGTTTTGCTCCTCAGGGATTCAGTCCCAGTCCCATCAAAACTCGAGTGTGTTGGAGCTGCAGGTATGAGATGACCACAGTCCTGAGGGACTAGCGTGGTGGGGGTCAGGTACTTGACCTCCCTCAATAGTAACTCCATCTCATGGGGGGCAAGCCTGAATGGAGAGTTGAAGACCCCTGGGCACTAAAGACAGAGTGAGGTGACAGACAGAATGTTCACATTACTTAGTATTAGCAAAGAACAATGATTatttcccatccattttccttgcttcATCAAAATAAATAGCGGCTTAAACACACTGAAAAAAAgagatgatcaaagacagtcccCTCCACACGTATTAGAATGCCAAAGAGCACCTTTTATATtaaagccacccacttttcaagtgagcaaacatGGAACATTTGACTGATGGGTGTTTCTAGTTgctcaggtgttgccttttagaCTCACTAATTAAACATTGTATGGTGCTTTGCTTCACCTCTGAAAACTGGATTTGTTGTTCAGCAAACATGAAAATCACATCAATTGATCAGAGCTGTTGCACAAACAGTGGGCAAATCCAATACAAgaatttggaatgtcctgaaaTAGAAAGAAACTACTGGGATAGTGACCAACAGACATCAAACAACTCGGCCAAGGGCATCAAAAAcagttgatgacagaaacattgtAAGAGCGGTGAAGAAACACCAAAAGATAACAGTAAGTAACATCACTGGTAACCTCCACAGGGGGCAGGAGTGAAGGTATCACAATCCGTTGTTTGAAGAAGACTTTAAAAGAATAATGCAGGGCATACCATAACAACTAAACcactcatcagcaaaaagaatcagaaagccagattggattttgcaaagaagtTACAGCGAAGAGCCACAAATGTTTTGGAACAAGTTCCTATGGACCGATGAGCCCAAGATTAATCTCTACCCAAGTGAGGGAAGGGCCAAAGTATGGAGaaagatccaaaacacacaagctcatTGTCTGTGAACCATGGTGGAGATAATTTCATATCTTGGGCTTGCATTATTAATGATGTAACTCACGGCGGTTGCAGCAGAATGGattctgaagtctacaaaaccatgtctggcaatttacagaaaaatgcacCCATACTAATCAAGAGAAGCTTCATCATGTAATAAAACACAATGCCAACACAAGaaaggacttcatcaggggGAAGAAGTGGAAGGTCTTAGGCGGACCAAGTCAATCATCCAACGTTAACCCAATGCATTTTACATGCTGAAGAGGAGAATGAAGGGAGAAACGCCCAGAAACAAACAGGAACTGAAAGAAGGTGCAGCAAACCACCTGAAGAATGAAATCCTTGTTTGAATGAAGaatgcgacccttgtggggataagtagcttggaaaatggacagacaatacaacagtctggtgaagtcaatgGGCCGCAGGCTCAATGCAGTTGATGCAAGTAaaggttatgccaccaaatattaaaatgttatttactttTACTATTGCTTACTTGAAAACTGGGTGGCTTCACACTAAAAGTGTTCCAATCTGCGTTTTTCAACATCAAGATGTACACAATCATGTACTATAAAATGAAGGCTGGAATTCGgtacttttgtctcatattcatcttttgatctgaaacccaaatgtcgtcagtatacaacaaaaacaagggaattgaccttgctgttccaatactttgggAGGGGGCTGCAGTAATCATACAGACGCAGAaatccacacacatacacaagatATGAAGTGGATTTGCAACAGAAGGCCTTAGAGCAAGAATTATTCACATTACAGTGATCCTTCTGTATGCATGTTAATTACCAGACCAAAGCTTTGAGTTGGAAGACTCTTACTTTATATGCTAATAACACCACTTGCTATTTAGGACACTCTTAAAATGAGAAAAGGGCTCAAGTGGGAAATGAGGACTATCATGTGTCAGCTCTTTTCAAAACAACATTTCTAGACAGctttattaatgtttttttttccagtgggatttagtattttgaaaataaactaCATTAACAAAAGTTGATATAGAGCTGGAAAATGGCAGATCAGAGAATGAGTATCCCTTCAAAGCAAAATATCTCttcacaaaattacaattaaaaaaagttcaatacTAATCCTATAAATACAATTATAAAACCGATTAAAACACTAAAACTTCTTACATAATAAACACAAATTAGCACACAAAATCCCTGCATATTTTTAGtcttggcggcatggtgggcgAATGGTTAGAATCGTCTGCcttagttctgaggaccggggttcaaatcacggccgtggctgtgtggagtttgcatcttcacCTTGTgcttgcgtgagttttctccgggtactccagtttcctcccaaaaacgtgcattatttggagacttcAAATTGCCCGTCGTCATGCCCCATCTTCTCtgctaattgtttttttttctttcagtttccttcacttcagggtgtaccccgcctcctcgccgaagatagctgggataggctccagaactcctgcaacccttgtgaggatgagcggcttagataatggatggatagatcttTAGTCATTGCTGACATTCACTGATAGGGTTTAGGGGGCaaaacaacaacccaaaaaaagaagCCCTGACAAACATGtcacttccacacacacacacacacacaccacacacacacacaccacacacacacacacacacacacaccacacacacacacacaccacacacacacacacacacacaggcacacacacatacttaaTCCCACAGCAACGAGCAAGCTATGGGAAGAGCAATGATGCCGACCCCAGGAACACAGCATCTCTGTCTCTGTCAGAGGGACGTTTTGGTAAGCTAtgtgtgcaggtgtgtgtgtgtgtgggggccAGGGTCCGAGTAGTGCAGAAGGATGAACTGTGTGAGAAAGCTATCTATTCACTGCTGACAAGGTCAGAGCAATGAAGGGAAAGAGTCCCATGCCATATGCAGAAAAAGAGCgaaaacaatatacagtatccATAGAGAGAAAAGCTCAGCAGAGGATTGTGTGAACACCAAAACCATtcctcaaaactaaatatgcaATGAATTACTAAATGCCAAACACACAACAATCAAGATTTCTattttacttcttcttttcctttcggcttgtcccgttaggggtcgccacagcgtgtcatcttaggtGAACGTATATTTGTTTGCCGCACTTTTATgccgggtgcccttcctgactcaacccctctgcatttagccggggagagaagcttacagcacctggtatttccatgcagtctcccatccaagtactaaccagggccaaacccgcttagcttctgagatctgacgagatcgggcgttctcagggtagcatggccgtaacaataataaaaaattaaataaactgcAAGAGTTGAGTTGCACTTTTACGACTTTGTTATGTGGTTGGAGCATGAGGTATTTGCATTCCTGTCTCTTATGAGATATGTTTCATGTGTGAAGTCTGGATGCCTCAGAAATGTAACTAATCTAAATACCGGTGCATGAACTGTTCAACCACAAATAATACATGTTTGTATAGAAATACATGTAGTCCTCCTCAAGGGTAAACTTCACCGTGAAACATTATTCTGCACATCACCGTTGATCACAGAAGTTTCCAccaatgaaattttaaaaatccataaTTGATCACTAATTTTGTCAGTTCAACTGCCCATCTCTaattatacagtggtgccttgagatacgactAATCTGACTTCCGAGTTTTCTGAGATAAAAGCTGACAACTCTTAGCTTTGACTGAAACGACCACTGTATTATGGTTCTGATCTCACGTCACAACACACAACAGTTTGGaagtccttcttcttcttcttcaaaaaaaaaagagtctctAACCTTTTTACTCCCACTCCCAGTTGATGTTTACTACTAAACTAAGCATtcgttcattttctgtaccactaaGGATCACTAGAGTCTCAGCCGTGCTGTGGCCTGTTTCTGTTATCTTGGAATgcgagacagggtacaccctgaactggtcgccagccaatgtcAGGGTGTGTACAGGATAAGCAAACAACCACCTGCACCCACATTCCTACCgacaggcaatttaaagtcttcaatcaacataCCATGCATGATcagggatgtaggaggaaacttgaacaaccagagaaaacccacacaggcacttggagaacatgcaaaccccacacaggtgaggctggatttgagctcaggtcctcagaactgtgaggctaaccaGTCACCCATCGCCCAAACCAAATTTAAGAGTATTAAGTATTTAAAACCACCATACTGCTTTGTCCTTGTTGCCTAATGCAAAATACCTACAACCGTTTAGCAATGTGAAGTGAGCACAAACCGTGAAGAAAAAGATGTAGATCTAACAAaaactcacaggcatatatctTATGTGAAAAACAACTGCTATTACTGGATCTTACTGAAGAAATAATACCATCTTCATGCGTGTTTATCTCTATTATTCTGCCCCCAGGGGATAACGTACAATCAGGAGAAGCACAATCtcattgcagtatgtttttataTCATACAGTATAGAATGCTATTTAACTCTTTAAAAGAGCTCCAAGCTCAGAGGTGACAAGTGGCCCTTATTATTCAAGTTTTAAACCTTGATTTTATATACTGGTGTTTAACAATTTGTTCTGGAGGCTGAAACATATGACAGGAATTCCCATTCATTCGAACAGGGAAAACTGATTTGAGATGAGTGATTTACGTTCCAGGCGTGGTCAGGGAACAAATTAAACCTGTATCGCAAACCACCACTGTATGGTCATAGCCGGTGGATGGGGTTGAGCAGTTGTGAGTTTACAGTCTTCattggcagtttttgtgatgccCGCTGGCCTCTTCAGCAAACAGTCccaatttccatgtttttggccAGCAAGGGGTCTTGAAATAGTGACGCTTAAATCGTGACTTAAAGACTCAGCTAATTCTAATCAACCAGTAATTGTGAAAGGATGTGGTTGGCCCAAAGACTGCAGATCATTACATGAAAGTGTTTATAGGAACAGAACATGAAACCTTCATTTGACCCATCAGATATTAGCCTGATCATTGTCAAATCCATTGACACTGTGTGCTTGTGCATCCTAGACCCACCTGTTTTGTGCTGAGGAGGTGGTGCCATCTGTAAGCTTGGTAGACTTTGGCTTTTTGCTCGTTCACCTTTTTCAGacagattctctctctcttctggaGCTCTTCAAGTTCATCCATCTctctcctaaaaaaaaacaaacgaataCTATTGATTCTGTCAAGGTCTGTGTTTtaccttgtttcatgtttttctgtgcagcatgttgttcatgttttatgTGCTCATTTGATGATTGTGTCTGCTTGTTCTTATCAACCCTCTCTACcatgtgtcaaccaatcagctccctccaaccatttgtgtcttgtccaagtgttcctcattgtctggtcaatttgtttgtttttggatttCTGCTTTCTTTCAGTTTATGTTGCTACAGTCATATGCCGTTGTCAGTCAGTTTCCTGGTCATGTCTTGTTTCCTTTTGCAGAAAATGGCTCAGAGTGTTTTGTTTGCTGCTTtgaatcttgtttttttcccccctcatgcATCTCGTTTGccgagttttttttgttttttttttaattaaatacaagTTTAAGACTTAATTGCagtccctgcatttgggtcaccCACCTTCTTGCCTCCACCTCCACCAAAGACCCAATCCGATTAAGAAATTTCATTTCTTGAAACAGATTGTTTCAAAACTGTATTTTTACCAACCATATTTTATGTTGTAAgtcattattttcataattttctcTCATACTTAAGACCGCCAATGCCAAACAATCCTAATGTGGATCAGAGCAAATTAGGTTAAATACAtactgtgattaaaaaaatggaaatggtgcACCTTCATAGATACCACCAAATGCATTTTACGATTCCACCACATTTAGTATCACAATGTAATTGTGCCAATTTTTTGTGTTCCGATTGTCAAATTATAAGCATTATTCGTGTGTTATACTGACAGTTGAGCCAAATGGCCTtatatttaaattaataaatgcaaaGATTTGAGCACATATAGGACAATTAATGTGGAGCCGTGCGTGCGTATTTATCATGGAGCCTTTGGTGGTAATTCCCTCAAGTGTccttcaaatgaatgaaaaagcaCCTGATAATAAGAGGCTGGGACAGCAGCGGTACCGTGGGAGAAAAACAAGAGAACGGGCGGTgtggggggtgcgggggggatGAGTGCATGTGGAGGTATAAGTGGGAGGATGATGAATATATTTCATCACAACAGCCAGGACAGGTCTGTCTGTGACATCTGTTAAGCCAAGCTGCTTAAATGGAATGCATTAAAAGTCCATACGCAGCAATTTCATCTGGCAATCACAAAGCCTTATTGTTACAAGGGGGTAATAACTTAAAAGAGGGAATTGGAAACAATTACTAAAACACTCATATCAGAGTAATGTGAAAACGCGGACACACGTAAAGCCAATCTATTTCCTCAAGAGCAATTCCAGGACGTGTTGCCTCTCGCTCATCAACAATTCGTCCATTTTCACTGCTTCCACCCCACTGTTCGAGCCAACTTCTATTTTCAATTACAGACCTCAACAGACGAATCAGAATATTGTTAGCAGGTCTGTAATGGCAGGTTAATACATTCATTGGCTGGTGGGATTTAAACAGAAAAATTACAACGTGGTTCCTGACGCATTTGCattctcatttcattctcagcatcagattaaattacaaaataaatgaaatatgcaGAGCATTACCCAGATGCAAGATGATATCCGTGTGTTTAGGTGTCAAACTAAGTAGTTTAAGAATTTCTGTATGTTCACGTATGATGGTGTGTAAATAAATATAGAGGTTGCTTGGCCTCCATTTGTCACCCTGGCTAACAGGAATATTACttattaaatgtgaaatataaagtttgggtttcctctgggACAGCATGGTTCACTAATTGAATGTGCACActaacaaaagtactttttagtGCGTTTACGTTCATTTAtgagtaaaaatgatttttttttttttaaagagggtcTAGTGCAATATTTTTGGCAAGTGAGTGCCAAAGAAAACAATAACAGCATGCTTGTCAATATCCATGCAGTATTCCAATGGAATTGCTGAATTTGTGCCCAGCATTGAACAATCTtatcggtgtgtgtgtgtgtgtgtgtgtgtgtgtaagtgtgtcgGTCGGGCTGCATGGGTGACCTTTGTTTCCTGCCCCCAGCCCAGCCCCAATGTTATTAATTGCTGTGTAGTGGACAAAAGCCAAACAGATTTGTAACGGCTGAAGGCACCTCGATCTGTGTCGACCCAACCAGCCGACACAACATACAACCCTCATTAGCCCTGTTCGGCACGCTGCACATGCActtggattgtgtgtgtgtatgtctctATGTAAGCGAATGAATGAGCGgtgaatgcaaaagaaaaagaaagaaattgataAATCTATAAGAACAAGAGAACAgccatgaattaaaaaaaaaatctgtgagtaATTCAAGAACTCCtaaaaaaggtttttaattGCCTATGGCAGCAAAGTGCTACCTATGGCAATGGCCTCAATAAGTGAACCTGCTCCTCTCACTGCCAGTTTCTTTACACAAAAGTACAACAGGACAGTCCCAAAGTGTACATCCTGCAAACCGAGGATTGCTGATTTGTATCCCCACCCAAGTGTATGTCATAGTTGTGTTCCTTAACTCATATTGCCTATGTATGAATGCGATTGGACCTTTGGTGGTGGTGAGAGGGGCCGTCGGTGCTAATTGACAGCCATGCTTACGTAAGACTGCCCAAGGGCAGCTGTGGATAGATAAAATCAAAAGATTCCTTTAGGAATATGCATAAACAGCATTGTAAGAATACATAGATTATCTTGAATGCATtatggatggaaaaagtttAGTGACAAATGGGCATCAAGGGCttaagtacagttttttttcattttcctataCTATATTTAAGCAGTGtttatgttcaaactgtgcataataataatgtgtcTAATAACACTATTAAATAGTCTATCCACCCATGCATTaccttctgagccgcttatcgaCACGAGGGTCACgtcagtgctggagccaatcccagctgtcaacgggcaggaggcagggtacaccctgaactagtcatcagacaattgcagggcagatggaggcagacaacagtcgtactcacag
The DNA window shown above is from Syngnathoides biaculeatus isolate LvHL_M chromosome 3, ASM1980259v1, whole genome shotgun sequence and carries:
- the spata17 gene encoding spermatogenesis-associated protein 17 encodes the protein MAELLQIQTVLEEFRKLHFYKARLAEATRRTEYKASLLIQSWFRGFKVRFYIRRLHEKAVIIQKIWRGFRARARYRQMVMAAYFIMKIKFYNDMAVRIQRRWRGFYVRKYIHSFYSRKSYLERLSRTNELVRREMDELEELQKRERICLKKVNEQKAKVYQAYRWHHLLSTKQCPGVFNSPFRLAPHEMELLLREVKYLTPTTLVPQDCGHLIPAAPTHSSFDGTGTESLRSKTRACCSPKPILPRITSTKQQVRIRDPREMWEQNVRFPELTVGLQNSCTHFEEAQNDLHFYSGTPGPESTHHHLDHRSLAIPHPENAMNLT